One stretch of Nitrospiria bacterium DNA includes these proteins:
- a CDS encoding restriction endonuclease subunit S has protein sequence MNVARLEELVSLSSGEFLPKQRFNKDGLYPVLGSNGEIGRTNEFNHEGPVITIGRVGACGAINYYTGKSWITDNALIATPNPQIAQEYLLFYLRSVNFDLLRSGTSQPLITQTRLKALKVPVPPILAQKEIAAILEKADHARRKRRETLRLTDQFLQAAFLQMFGELVTNRKGWRVDTIRSVVEKVQNISSSSFPTKEITYVDISSIDNVHKRVKRLSRLSGNEIPSRARQIIQEGDILVSTVRPNLNAVAIVPAGLNNPIGSTGFCVLRVNKKAAVKEYLSEICKSNLFVQKLSKIAKGASYPAVSDNDILDLKILVPPLSEQRKFASMMEKIETLRETQRQSEQELETLFQSMMQKAFSGELVM, from the coding sequence GTGAATGTTGCCCGTTTAGAGGAATTAGTGTCTCTTTCGAGTGGAGAATTTTTGCCGAAGCAGAGGTTCAATAAAGATGGACTATATCCTGTATTAGGTTCAAATGGAGAAATTGGTCGTACAAATGAATTTAACCATGAAGGGCCAGTTATAACCATTGGTAGGGTTGGCGCTTGTGGCGCAATAAATTATTACACTGGCAAAAGCTGGATCACTGATAACGCACTCATCGCTACTCCAAATCCCCAAATTGCTCAGGAATATTTGCTGTTCTACTTAAGATCGGTAAATTTTGATTTGTTAAGATCAGGGACCTCCCAACCTCTAATTACACAAACTCGACTAAAAGCTTTAAAGGTTCCTGTCCCTCCGATATTGGCCCAAAAAGAAATCGCGGCCATTCTGGAAAAAGCAGACCATGCCCGCCGCAAACGCCGGGAAACTCTCCGCCTCACCGACCAATTCCTCCAAGCCGCCTTCCTCCAAATGTTCGGCGAGCTAGTCACGAACCGAAAGGGGTGGCGAGTTGATACAATCCGAAGCGTTGTGGAAAAGGTTCAAAACATTAGTTCAAGTTCATTTCCTACCAAAGAAATCACTTATGTTGACATATCTTCAATCGATAATGTCCATAAGAGAGTAAAACGTTTGAGCAGGCTTTCCGGCAACGAAATACCGAGTAGAGCAAGACAGATAATCCAGGAGGGAGATATACTCGTTTCAACAGTGCGGCCGAATTTAAATGCGGTTGCGATTGTTCCTGCAGGATTAAACAACCCAATAGGGTCCACGGGCTTTTGTGTGCTTCGTGTGAACAAAAAGGCCGCGGTGAAGGAGTATTTATCTGAAATTTGTAAGAGCAATCTCTTTGTTCAGAAATTATCGAAAATTGCAAAGGGTGCCAGTTATCCTGCTGTGAGCGACAATGATATTCTTGATTTAAAAATACTGGTTCCTCCACTTTCCGAACAACGAAAATTCGCTTCCATGATGGAAAAGATCGAAACCCTCCGCGAAACACAGCGCCAGAGCGAACAGGAATTGGAAACCCTCTTCCAATCCATGATGCAAAAGGCCTTTAGTGGGGAATTAGTAATGTGA
- a CDS encoding DUF5615 family PIN-like protein, which translates to MRFLADESCDFAVVRALRNAGHDVLAVSEISPRADDAQILNFASQQERILITEDKDFGQLVFAHGKDTHGVIFLRYQPSARLKIAKEVVTLVKQRGAKLPGCFVVIQPGRIRISGTPGN; encoded by the coding sequence GTGCGTTTTCTTGCGGACGAAAGCTGCGACTTTGCGGTGGTTCGAGCTCTCCGAAACGCAGGCCATGATGTCTTGGCCGTTTCCGAAATTTCCCCCCGAGCAGATGATGCTCAAATACTCAATTTTGCCTCTCAACAAGAAAGAATCCTCATTACAGAAGATAAAGACTTCGGCCAACTTGTGTTTGCCCATGGTAAGGACACACATGGTGTGATTTTTCTCCGATACCAGCCTTCAGCTCGTCTTAAGATTGCTAAAGAGGTTGTCACGCTAGTGAAACAGCGGGGAGCAAAACTTCCTGGGTGTTTTGTGGTTATTCAGCCCGGGCGAATTCGAATTAGCGGCACGCCTGGAAATTAG
- a CDS encoding secondary thiamine-phosphate synthase enzyme YjbQ, producing the protein MRQIIQLKTHHHNELVDITEKVRSIVKASGIQNGLLGLYAHGATAAIMIQENWDESVPTDVIKCLKKLVPPGVWLHDQQDNNGDAHIKAGLVGPSETIPLIDGVLGLSQWQGIFFCEFDGPRKERKVVCTILGDGE; encoded by the coding sequence ATGCGGCAGATCATTCAATTGAAAACCCACCACCATAATGAACTGGTGGACATTACGGAAAAGGTGAGGTCGATCGTTAAAGCGAGCGGGATTCAGAACGGCTTGTTGGGACTGTACGCCCACGGGGCCACGGCGGCGATTATGATTCAGGAGAATTGGGACGAGAGCGTTCCGACCGATGTGATTAAATGTCTTAAAAAATTGGTTCCCCCGGGTGTATGGCTTCATGACCAGCAGGACAATAATGGGGATGCCCATATCAAAGCCGGGTTGGTGGGTCCATCGGAGACCATCCCTTTAATCGACGGGGTTCTGGGTCTTTCCCAATGGCAGGGGATTTTTTTCTGTGAATTTGACGGGCCACGAAAAGAAAGGAAAGTGGTCTGCACCATTTTGGGGGATGGGGAATGA
- a CDS encoding type II toxin-antitoxin system HicA family toxin, with protein sequence MKRKELLAPLSKHGCVFVREGGRHSVYLNPMTHQTSTIPRHREINDFLTKKICKDLGIPTIK encoded by the coding sequence ATGAAGAGAAAAGAACTTCTGGCTCCTCTGAGCAAACATGGTTGTGTGTTTGTTAGGGAAGGAGGCAGACACTCCGTTTACTTAAACCCAATGACCCACCAAACTTCAACGATACCCCGCCATCGTGAAATCAATGACTTTCTTACTAAGAAAATATGTAAGGATTTAGGAATTCCGACCATAAAGTGA
- a CDS encoding nucleotidyltransferase family protein: MDTNNLLREKAEEIHRIARKNGAVRLKVFGSFAHGKATEKSDLDLLVEFEPGRDLLDLIGLKQELETLLARKVDIVTERALSPYLRERILHDAVPL, from the coding sequence ATGGATACTAACAATCTCCTACGAGAGAAAGCAGAAGAGATACACCGTATCGCGCGTAAAAATGGTGCGGTGCGGTTGAAGGTCTTTGGTTCTTTTGCTCATGGCAAGGCCACTGAGAAAAGTGACCTGGACCTGCTCGTGGAATTTGAACCCGGAAGGGATCTCCTTGATCTGATCGGCCTTAAGCAGGAATTGGAGACGTTGCTGGCTCGGAAGGTCGATATTGTTACTGAAAGAGCCTTAAGCCCCTACCTCCGGGAACGGATTCTCCACGATGCGGTACCTCTATGA
- a CDS encoding type II toxin-antitoxin system HicB family antitoxin: MDRRNHRKIAGTVPFCTCLLALLNPILCSGKEKYGTWTFGLGGAGRAYLSAMLSVLGFLEIPTGRTPAETMKRMKKAIMLHIEGLREDNLPVPKPSTSVGYITVAS; this comes from the coding sequence GTGGATCGTCGTAATCATAGAAAAATTGCCGGGACTGTACCATTCTGTACCTGCCTTCTTGCTTTGTTGAATCCTATCCTCTGTTCGGGAAAGGAAAAGTATGGAACATGGACCTTTGGGCTGGGGGGGGCGGGTCGAGCTTATCTTTCAGCTATGCTGTCCGTACTTGGTTTTCTTGAAATCCCAACAGGACGGACGCCAGCAGAAACCATGAAGAGAATGAAGAAGGCAATCATGCTTCACATTGAAGGACTTAGAGAAGACAACCTGCCTGTTCCTAAACCTTCCACGTCTGTGGGATATATCACGGTCGCTTCTTAA
- a CDS encoding type II toxin-antitoxin system HicB family antitoxin: protein MKYPIVIEKAKGNYSAYSPDIPGCVATGRTPAETMKRMKKAIILHIEGLREDHLPVPKPSTSVGYITVAS, encoded by the coding sequence ATGAAGTACCCTATCGTCATCGAAAAAGCTAAAGGGAATTACTCAGCCTATAGTCCGGATATTCCCGGTTGTGTTGCAACAGGACGGACGCCAGCAGAAACCATGAAGAGAATGAAGAAGGCAATCATTCTTCACATTGAAGGACTTAGAGAAGACCACCTGCCTGTTCCTAAACCTTCCACGTCTGTGGGATATATCACGGTCGCTTCTTAA
- a CDS encoding DUF433 domain-containing protein, whose amino-acid sequence MTITDRIEVNPKVMMGKPVIRGTRITVELILRKLSEGATLTDLLDAYPRLTREDIQAAIGYAADTLAHEETVILESTKRSIRK is encoded by the coding sequence ATGACCATCACAGATCGAATCGAGGTTAATCCTAAGGTGATGATGGGAAAGCCCGTCATTCGGGGAACACGGATTACGGTGGAGTTGATTCTACGAAAGCTCAGCGAGGGAGCCACCCTAACAGATCTTCTTGATGCTTATCCCAGACTCACACGCGAGGATATTCAGGCTGCAATTGGATACGCGGCGGATACTTTGGCCCACGAAGAGACGGTGATTTTGGAATCAACGAAGAGGTCGATCAGGAAATAA
- a CDS encoding class I SAM-dependent DNA methyltransferase, with the protein MLAEELKSKIDKLWDLFWSGGIANPLTAIEQISYLIFMKRLDEADLKRKADAEWLNKPYTSIYKDHEDCRWSHWKHFEAGEMLKHVGDKAFPFIQNFKGNGEGDGAHSFAKQMKDAVFIIPKPSLLVEAVEVLDGLKIMEQNMDTQGDIYEYLLSELQTSGKNGQFRTPRHIIKMMVALVNPKLGQTVCDPACGTGGFLIGAYQHILREHTSPENIKVEEDGTEHGLVADRITDEKVWDFLQRRTFYGFDFDTTMLRIACMNMVLHGIEHPNIEYKDTLSKSYQESEKYDIVLANPPFKGSIDKGDIHEALTRIVKTTKTELLFVVQMMRLLVNGGRCAVIVPEGVLFGTSNAHQAVRKKIIEECQLEGVISMPSGVFKPYAGVSTAVMVFTKGGETDKVWFYDMDADGFSLDDKRNRIKENDIPDIIDSWNRRYSIKGSTSDEKSVKDHLSKTSNLKPPTSNKPKWLWVDKKEIVANKHDLSISRYKPIEYEEVEYEDPKVIMDRILKLEEEIAKDIKDIRGMVE; encoded by the coding sequence ATGCTCGCTGAAGAACTAAAATCCAAAATCGACAAACTCTGGGACCTTTTTTGGTCCGGGGGAATCGCCAACCCCTTAACGGCCATTGAGCAGATTTCGTATCTCATCTTCATGAAGCGTTTGGATGAAGCGGACCTGAAACGGAAAGCCGATGCCGAATGGCTCAATAAACCCTATACTTCGATTTACAAAGATCATGAGGACTGTCGCTGGTCCCATTGGAAACATTTTGAAGCGGGGGAGATGCTCAAGCACGTTGGGGATAAGGCCTTTCCCTTTATTCAGAATTTTAAGGGAAATGGGGAAGGGGACGGGGCCCACTCGTTTGCCAAGCAGATGAAGGACGCGGTTTTTATCATTCCGAAACCCAGTCTCTTGGTCGAAGCAGTGGAGGTTCTGGACGGTTTGAAGATTATGGAGCAGAACATGGATACCCAAGGGGATATCTATGAGTATCTCCTCTCCGAACTTCAGACCTCCGGGAAGAACGGACAGTTCCGAACGCCCCGGCATATCATCAAAATGATGGTGGCCCTCGTTAACCCCAAGCTGGGCCAGACCGTCTGCGATCCCGCCTGCGGTACGGGAGGGTTCTTAATCGGTGCCTATCAGCATATCCTCCGGGAGCACACCAGCCCCGAAAATATCAAAGTGGAAGAGGACGGGACCGAGCACGGTTTGGTCGCGGACCGGATCACCGATGAGAAGGTTTGGGATTTTTTGCAAAGGAGAACGTTCTATGGGTTCGACTTCGATACCACCATGCTGCGGATCGCATGCATGAACATGGTATTGCATGGAATCGAGCACCCCAATATTGAATATAAAGATACCCTGTCCAAAAGTTATCAGGAGTCCGAAAAATACGATATCGTCCTGGCCAATCCGCCGTTCAAGGGAAGCATCGACAAGGGAGATATCCACGAGGCATTGACGAGAATCGTCAAGACCACCAAGACCGAACTGCTTTTTGTGGTCCAGATGATGCGGCTCTTGGTCAACGGGGGACGGTGTGCGGTCATCGTTCCCGAAGGGGTCCTCTTTGGAACGAGCAACGCCCATCAGGCCGTGAGGAAAAAAATCATCGAAGAATGCCAGCTCGAAGGAGTGATCTCCATGCCTTCGGGGGTGTTCAAACCCTATGCAGGGGTTTCCACGGCGGTGATGGTTTTCACCAAAGGCGGGGAGACGGATAAGGTCTGGTTTTATGACATGGACGCCGACGGGTTCAGCCTGGACGACAAACGCAATCGGATCAAAGAAAACGACATCCCGGACATTATCGATTCGTGGAACCGGAGATACAGTATTAAGGGTTCAACTTCTGATGAGAAATCAGTGAAAGACCACTTGTCTAAAACCTCCAACCTCAAACCTCCGACCTCCAACAAACCAAAATGGTTATGGGTGGATAAAAAAGAAATCGTCGCCAACAAACACGACCTCTCCATCAGCCGCTACAAACCGATTGAGTATGAAGAAGTGGAATACGAAGACCCCAAAGTCATCATGGACCGGATATTGAAGTTGGAGGAAGAGATTGCCAAGGATATTAAAGATATTCGGGGGATGGTGGAGTGA
- a CDS encoding type II toxin-antitoxin system RelE/ParE family toxin, with translation MRYVLRYEKRVLKDLDRIPKKDLVRIDKTIQSLAHQPHPVSVKKLVGEENLYRVRQGDYRIVYTVDRKAGVVSILGVRHRRDVYR, from the coding sequence ATGAGGTATGTCCTCCGCTATGAAAAGCGGGTGCTCAAGGATCTGGACCGAATCCCCAAAAAAGATCTCGTCAGAATCGACAAAACCATTCAATCGTTGGCCCACCAGCCGCACCCTGTGAGCGTTAAAAAACTGGTCGGTGAAGAGAATCTCTATCGCGTGCGTCAAGGGGATTACCGAATTGTCTACACCGTGGATCGCAAGGCCGGCGTTGTCAGCATCCTGGGTGTCCGGCACCGCAGGGACGTTTATCGTTGA
- a CDS encoding type II toxin-antitoxin system HicB family antitoxin, which produces MKGEFTAVFEKHGKWYIGYVEEVPGVNTQGRTLAEARKNLKEALALILKTNRKLSEKRLSGQKVVKEPIAVNL; this is translated from the coding sequence ATGAAAGGTGAGTTCACTGCGGTGTTTGAGAAGCATGGAAAATGGTATATTGGGTATGTTGAAGAAGTTCCGGGTGTCAATACTCAGGGCCGCACTCTGGCAGAGGCCCGGAAGAACCTTAAAGAAGCGTTAGCCCTCATTCTCAAAACAAACCGTAAACTTTCTGAAAAACGCCTGTCCGGACAAAAGGTGGTAAAGGAACCCATCGCCGTCAATCTCTGA
- a CDS encoding TIGR02391 family protein: protein MTYTEIIVLDALEHSWGLAKELLNITKRRKKRFNDAIPKIDLLEKTFLPIIKYFPQNKTVIERVEAFNRHLWFVKRYIGTDRHKLVPHNLRDIVEFDIPIIRNEFKNHIMANPSIHPRFREECGDLIAVGEFDSVIRKGFVIIRELAKRRFPLLEGSQIDGINLMQKLFDNNSGLIRVHTEKDKQGGFRDIAKGLYAWARNDEMHNLRDRPVYEIECIMMLINQIMFSIDNQQVLKS, encoded by the coding sequence ATGACTTATACAGAAATCATAGTACTTGACGCGTTAGAACATAGTTGGGGCTTGGCAAAAGAGCTTTTAAATATTACAAAGAGGCGCAAGAAACGATTCAATGATGCAATACCTAAGATAGATCTATTGGAAAAGACCTTTTTGCCAATAATTAAATACTTTCCACAAAATAAAACTGTGATTGAAAGAGTTGAAGCTTTCAATCGTCATTTGTGGTTTGTTAAGAGGTATATCGGTACAGACAGGCATAAGCTTGTACCTCATAACCTTAGAGATATTGTTGAGTTTGATATACCGATTATTCGGAATGAGTTTAAAAATCATATAATGGCCAATCCATCTATTCACCCGAGATTCAGAGAAGAGTGTGGAGATCTCATTGCCGTTGGGGAATTTGATTCGGTAATTCGGAAAGGTTTTGTAATAATCCGTGAACTTGCTAAACGTCGTTTCCCACTACTTGAAGGTTCCCAAATCGACGGTATAAATCTAATGCAGAAATTATTTGATAATAACTCAGGGCTTATTCGTGTGCACACGGAAAAGGATAAGCAAGGGGGTTTTCGCGATATTGCAAAGGGTTTATATGCCTGGGCACGCAACGATGAAATGCATAATTTACGCGATAGACCGGTTTATGAAATCGAGTGTATCATGATGCTTATAAACCAAATTATGTTTTCAATTGATAATCAGCAGGTCCTCAAAAGTTGA
- a CDS encoding DUF86 domain-containing protein — translation MLDAILQIQSYTTGGREAFFRQRIIQDAVLRNLEIIGEAVKRLSSALRTQHPEIEWGKIAGMRDVLIHDYLGVDLPIVWDVIENRLPKLKQAVETLLQKTAS, via the coding sequence ATCCTTGACGCCATTCTGCAAATCCAATCCTATACAACAGGAGGCCGCGAGGCATTTTTCCGTCAACGCATCATTCAGGATGCTGTCCTGCGAAATCTCGAAATTATCGGCGAAGCGGTAAAGAGGCTCTCCTCCGCTCTACGTACCCAGCATCCGGAAATAGAATGGGGGAAAATTGCAGGAATGAGGGATGTACTTATCCACGATTACCTTGGTGTGGATTTGCCCATTGTCTGGGATGTGATCGAAAATCGATTGCCTAAGTTGAAACAGGCTGTCGAAACACTTTTACAAAAAACAGCATCTTAA